DNA sequence from the Campylobacter concisus genome:
CTGTGTTGTCAGCGTAAAATCTCTCGATCTTACCAGGGATGATCTTGTCCCAAATTTTCTCAGGTTTGCCCTCAGCTTTTAGCTCTTCTTCGATCGCTTTTGTAGCTTTTGCAAGCTCTGCCTCACCTATCTGGCAGCGGCTAGCATACTCAGGGATGTGGTGAAGTGGCTTGCCTAGGCGTTTTAGCTCTTCATTTTCTTTTTCAAGCTCAGCGCGAAGTGCGATAAATTCTTTCTCAACAAAATCTTTATCAAGATCTTTGTAGCTTATAACACTTGGCTTCATAGCAGCTGCGTGCATACATAAATTTCTTATAAATTCAGCTGCTTTATTTGCAACTTCTGCGCTTTCGCAAGCTGCACCTATAAGCACACCAACACGGCCATTTGAATGAACATAACCATTTACTACGCCTTTATCATCAGCAATAATAGTCTCAAAGCGGCGAACTACAAGGTTCTCACCTATAGTTGCGATCTGAGTTTTGAAATAATCTTCAAATTTAACACCATTTAAAGTACTCGCATTTAGCTCTTCAACTGTTGTTATGCCACTTGATTGGATGTGAGCTGTTGCGTCTTTTGCAAGTGCTTGAAACTGTGGGTTTCTAGCAACAAAGTCGGTCTCAGAGTTGATCTCGCTAATAGTTGCTTTTTTGCATTTTGAGCAAACTTCAACGCTTACTAAGCCCTCGCTTGCAAGACGGTCAGCCTTTTTAGCAGCTTGACCAAGACCCTTTTCACGAAGGATATCAACAGCTTTTTCCATATCGCCATTTGCTTCGCCAAGTGCCTTTTTGCAGTCCATCATACCAGCTCCGGTTGATTCACGGAGCTCTTTTACCATTTGTGCAGTTATTTCCATTACTCTTCGTCCTCACCAAAGTCTTCTTCACTCATAGCCTCAGCTACAACTGCATCTTTCTCATCTTGGCTTACTTCTTCACTAGCAGCTTGCTCGCCACCATCTTGCTCAAGAAGTGATTTGCCTTCGTTGATCGCTTCAGCCATCTCTTGGCAGAAAAGCTGAACAGAGCGGATAGCATCGTCATTTCCTGGGATCGGATAGTCAACAACGTCAGGATCGCAGTTTGTATCGATCGGTGCTACAACTGGGATTTTTAGGCGATTTGCCTCTTGAACGGCGATCTTTTCTTTAACTGTATCAACGACAAATATCATATCAGGTAGGCTTTTCATATTGCGGATACCGCCAAGAGTTGCGATAAGCTTCTCTTTTTTGCGGCGAAGCATCAAAGCCTCTTTTTTAGTTAGTAAATTTATTGAACCATCTTCTTCCATAGCCTCGATAACTTCTAGTTTGCGGATAGACTGGCGGATAGTACCGAAGTTTGTCATCATACCACCTAGCCAGCGGTGATTTACATAAGGCATTCCACATTTTTCAGCGTACTCTTTTATAGCGTCGATAGCTTGTTTTTTAGTACCAACAAATAGCACTGACTTGCCTTCAGCAGCTGCGTCACGAACGATGTTGTAAGTGTAGCGGAAGTAGCGGATAGTCTTTTGTAGATCTATAATATAGATACCTTTTCTCTCGCCAAAGATAAATTTTTTCATCTTTGGGTTCCAGCGGCGTGTTTGGTGACCAAAATGTACGCCACACTCTAATAAATCTCTCATAGTTACCATGAGTTTCTCCTTGTTTTAGGCTTTTTGCCTTGAATTTAGTTTTATCCTCCACGACCATTAATGCTTTCGCACAACCAAATTTAGGATTGTCGTGTGTGAAATAAAGGAGGATTATACTTAAACTAATATGAATTTAAACTAAAGTTTATTTACTTAATTGTGAGTCTTCTTCGATTTTTATTAACTTGGCAAAAATTTCTGCCATTGTTTGCCTTTGTTTGGATGAAATTTCAAGCTTCTTAACATTTAAAAGAATGCTTACAAACTCCTCGTTTTGCAGCGTTTCTACGCCAAATTTTCTTGCATTTGTAGTGATTTTTAGCACAAGAGGATTTTTTGATTTAAAGTTTTCGTAAGGCATTCTTTCTCTACTTTCAAAATTACAAAGCAATTATAAAAATTTATGATAAATTTGGACTCAAATTTATATCAAACTTTTATTCTTTTATCTCAAAACTAAGCGTCGTTTTTAACGTCTCTTTGTCACACTTCGTAGCATCTGGATAAGGTCTTTCATAAATAACTTCAAATACCCAAAATCCTGGTCTTAGAGCTAATACTTCAGTGATGCCTTGCTCATCTGTCATACCGTAAAATGCGTGCTTATGGTCTAAAAATCCAGCAAAAGTACCAGTTAGCTTAGCTCGCTCTAGCGGTTTTCCATCAGCAAAAACCTGCAATTTAAAAGGCTTATCTACTCTAAATTCCGCTGGGTTTTGTAGTGGCACGATCTCGATTTTAACCCCAACAGGTTTAGTTACGAAGCCATCTATTTCACCTAAATTTAAGACTCTTTTAGATGTTATCGTCATCAGCCGGCAAATCTGTATATCGCTTAGATCCTTTAGATCAAGCTTTGTTTTGTCTATTAGCCACTTGCTATCACTACGTTTTTTAAGCGAATACATAGGATTTTGCTGTGCTAGTAAGATATATGTGCCTTTGTCTAATCTTTCGCCCTCGTAGTGATAGTTCTCGCCACTTTGCTTAAGCTTCTTTTTGCTACCATCTTTACTTATTACAGTAATTGGCGCAAAAAGATGGACGCGTTCGGCCATAATAGGCTCTAGCTTTGGAAAATCATCGCTATAACCCATGTTTGCGATAAATTTTCCTAGCTTTTCATCATTAGCTCCATCTACCCAAAACATGTGTGCTTGCACCATATAAAAGGCTCCTGTTAACATAATGGCGGTCAAAATTCTACCTATTTTCATGATTTTCCTTGTTGTTATTTTTGAGATTAGATGTCAAATTGTAGCTAAAAATTATTATATTTAGCCATTTTTAGATCAAATTAAATATCAAAACATTCAATACAATTTAGCTGGCAAATTTTAACAGTCAAGTAATGAAGCTAAAGATTTACTTTTATCTTTTATTATTTACCGATGTGGCTCTATTCATCACAAACCCACAAAAACGCCCGGTCCTACTCTGTTTGCGGTATGAGAATAATTCATCTCTCTCAAAAGTGCAACGAGGATCTAGCGATATTTGATCTACTCCAAGCTTAGCAAATTCATCTAATAAAGCTGCGTTTATATCAAATTTCCCATCTTTTTTGTATCGGTTAAATTCACCAAGATCTAGTTTGCCTACTTCGTAGTTTTGCACTTTGATGTTTGCGCCTATAAATACGCGTAAATTACTAGCGCGGCAACCAAACTCACTCGTCATTAGCCCCACTGCATTTGTGCAAATTTTACTAGTAACACCTGCGCGTCCCGCATGCACAGCTGCGACTACGCCAAGATGTTCATCTATTATCAAAACAGGTGCGCAGTCTGCGACTAAGACGCAAAGTGCTACGCCTTTTAGTGATGTTATCACACCATCACACGGAGGTAGATCATCGTTAAAATCTTGCAGAATTTCCACTTTATTTGAGTGGATTTGGCTCATAAATTTTAAATTAATAGGCATAATGCCAAGCGCCGTTGCTAAAATTTCACGATTTTGTGCGACCTTTAGCGGATCATCGCCAACATGATCTGCTAAATTTAAGCTCTCAAAAATGCCCTCACTCACACCGCCAAATCTATTTGTAAAGCCAGCTAATACGCCATTTTTATCAAAGACGATCTCTAAATTTTTACGCATTTTATCCACCTAGTAAAGGCTAGAAATTCGCTCAACATCGTCCCAGGTAAGGCCACTATCTTGTTTGCAAAAAAGCTGCCTAGCTACGTATCGAGCCAAAAGATCACTTTCAATATTTACGCGCCTGCCGACCTTAAAAGTGCCAAAAAGGCTATCTCTAAAAGTGATTGGTATGATAGTGAGCCTTATACCCTTTGGCAAAATTTCATTTATGGTTAGACTCACGCCCTCAACACCCACCGAGCCTTTATTTGACATCAAACTCATAGCATCGCGCGGCAGGTCGATATAAAAATCAACCCCATTCTCATTCTTTTTAATATTTGAAATTTTACCGACAAAATCGATATGTCCTTGCATTAAATGCCCATCTACTCGGTCTCCTAGCTTCATCGCTGGCTCTATATGCACTCTTTCTTTTAAATTTTCAACCGCGATATTCGCCCTACTCTCTGCGCTTAGCTCCACACTAAAGCCATCTTCATGTAGTTTTATTACACTCAGGCAAGCACCATTTACGGCAATGCTATCGCCTAAATTTGGACGAAAATTTGCCTTTAGCCTTAAAATATTTTGTGAATAACTAACAACCTGTGCGATCTCACGAATCAAGCCATTAAACATATTTTGCCTTTAAAATTTTTAAGGATTTTACTAAATTTTGCCTAAATTTGGGCATTACCATCTTTGATTATTTTATATATTTAAGTAGTTAGTGGTAGAAATGGAAGTGAAATTTTGATAATCGCACTAAAAATGTTAGTAAAAATTTATTGTGTAACCCTAGTATAAAATTTCCCTATAAATTTTAATTTTTATCTTTTATAAATTCGGTAGCCTTAACTTGTTTGCAAAACTAGCCACGTCTTGCTAAAGTCGCGCGCCGCTAGGTCGTCCCTATTTATCCACAGATAAATTCTGCCCTCTCCGTCCCAGTCCATGTCGCCCTCATCATCACTATCTATCTGTAAAAGTAGTTGCCACTGGGCAGAATTTTTCTCAAATTCCGCTATTCTTGGGTGGTTATAAGCGCTACCATCACCACAGCTAAGTCCATTTGCAACCAGCTCACACTCTAGCTCCATGCCATCTTGGACATTATCGGAGTGCCCAAGGAGCTTATTTTCTTTAGCCTGCCAGCTTGGCTCAATAACCTCATAATAGGCCTCCCACTCAGCCTCACTAATTTTACTAAATGGTACAATCGAGCTTTGTAAATTTGGCAAATTTATCTCATTTTTAAAGCTAAGCAAGCGTGCATTAAATGTGAAATTTTCTCCCTCTAAGTTCTCCGCTCTCCTGCGAGAAAGTGGCCCATGATTTACATCAGAAAAGATCACTGCAAAGCCATTTTTATCGG
Encoded proteins:
- the tsf gene encoding translation elongation factor Ts → MEITAQMVKELRESTGAGMMDCKKALGEANGDMEKAVDILREKGLGQAAKKADRLASEGLVSVEVCSKCKKATISEINSETDFVARNPQFQALAKDATAHIQSSGITTVEELNASTLNGVKFEDYFKTQIATIGENLVVRRFETIIADDKGVVNGYVHSNGRVGVLIGAACESAEVANKAAEFIRNLCMHAAAMKPSVISYKDLDKDFVEKEFIALRAELEKENEELKRLGKPLHHIPEYASRCQIGEAELAKATKAIEEELKAEGKPEKIWDKIIPGKIERFYADNTVLDQRLTLLGQFYVMDDKKTIEQVIEEKSKELGGKIEIVKYVRFELGEGLEKKVDDFAAEVAAQIG
- the rpsB gene encoding 30S ribosomal protein S2, whose translation is MVTMRDLLECGVHFGHQTRRWNPKMKKFIFGERKGIYIIDLQKTIRYFRYTYNIVRDAAAEGKSVLFVGTKKQAIDAIKEYAEKCGMPYVNHRWLGGMMTNFGTIRQSIRKLEVIEAMEEDGSINLLTKKEALMLRRKKEKLIATLGGIRNMKSLPDMIFVVDTVKEKIAVQEANRLKIPVVAPIDTNCDPDVVDYPIPGNDDAIRSVQLFCQEMAEAINEGKSLLEQDGGEQAASEEVSQDEKDAVVAEAMSEEDFGEDEE
- a CDS encoding acetyltransferase; the protein is MPYENFKSKNPLVLKITTNARKFGVETLQNEEFVSILLNVKKLEISSKQRQTMAEIFAKLIKIEEDSQLSK
- a CDS encoding DUF4198 domain-containing protein: MKIGRILTAIMLTGAFYMVQAHMFWVDGANDEKLGKFIANMGYSDDFPKLEPIMAERVHLFAPITVISKDGSKKKLKQSGENYHYEGERLDKGTYILLAQQNPMYSLKKRSDSKWLIDKTKLDLKDLSDIQICRLMTITSKRVLNLGEIDGFVTKPVGVKIEIVPLQNPAEFRVDKPFKLQVFADGKPLERAKLTGTFAGFLDHKHAFYGMTDEQGITEVLALRPGFWVFEVIYERPYPDATKCDKETLKTTLSFEIKE
- a CDS encoding polyphenol oxidase family protein produces the protein MRKNLEIVFDKNGVLAGFTNRFGGVSEGIFESLNLADHVGDDPLKVAQNREILATALGIMPINLKFMSQIHSNKVEILQDFNDDLPPCDGVITSLKGVALCVLVADCAPVLIIDEHLGVVAAVHAGRAGVTSKICTNAVGLMTSEFGCRASNLRVFIGANIKVQNYEVGKLDLGEFNRYKKDGKFDINAALLDEFAKLGVDQISLDPRCTFERDELFSYRKQSRTGRFCGFVMNRATSVNNKR
- a CDS encoding riboflavin synthase, whose protein sequence is MFNGLIREIAQVVSYSQNILRLKANFRPNLGDSIAVNGACLSVIKLHEDGFSVELSAESRANIAVENLKERVHIEPAMKLGDRVDGHLMQGHIDFVGKISNIKKNENGVDFYIDLPRDAMSLMSNKGSVGVEGVSLTINEILPKGIRLTIIPITFRDSLFGTFKVGRRVNIESDLLARYVARQLFCKQDSGLTWDDVERISSLY
- a CDS encoding YwqG family protein — translated: MDIAKISKGCKERGLDELFRLLSPLARNAIRIDTQAKNDDDIAVGASKFGGSPDLPDGLSWPSNENGALSFVAQINFAEASKFDIDSLLPKSGMLYLFYDKNLRVWGYDPTDKNGFAVIFSDVNHGPLSRRRAENLEGENFTFNARLLSFKNEINLPNLQSSIVPFSKISEAEWEAYYEVIEPSWQAKENKLLGHSDNVQDGMELECELVANGLSCGDGSAYNHPRIAEFEKNSAQWQLLLQIDSDDEGDMDWDGEGRIYLWINRDDLAARDFSKTWLVLQTS